A single genomic interval of Daucus carota subsp. sativus chromosome 1, DH1 v3.0, whole genome shotgun sequence harbors:
- the LOC108204597 gene encoding protein unc-13 homolog isoform X2, with protein MAFYGLEIYIFEDQKKDKSSGFLAGLKNKKDKKHPRSQSQSPERHDEVINTIRVQMQISEAMDACVRQTSMQFASRKACGQLDIPQISLGLLNGIFKSDFLYEKPYMQWKKRQANILEEVFISANHLITDKQVIDTLLAKMNNSEEWDNLMSTSERTEVLAAIRQVSLLLSSVNGHFGIQGETCYWATSYHFNIRLYEKLLFGIFDILDEGNFIEEADEFLKLCKLTWSTLGITQKMHNALYGWVLFQQFVLTEEEMLLDHAIIEVQKLLSAESSRGKDEEYINSLVCYIECDDSKSEMSLVQAILWSITYWCDSKLQDYHLHFSEEHDFFAKVLTLASVLRNKNYGAQDENKLTSDALSGPDIVHVKMYVERSVEAAYRRIEDNMNLGSQMERGNALAVLANDVRVIAEKELNLYSPVLCDWYPESAMVAAKLLHQLYGERLKPFLEQVSSLSDEVKLVLPAVGSLEHGLTLLFSSTCKANESRSFSSLELDRYQVGKFSRPIILEWVIAQHARILEWTGRILDLEDWEPLSYQQKHSSSAVEVFRIIEETVDQFFGLRLPLDITHLQALLSIIFHTLDSYLHKVCSHIVDKHHLYPPVPPLTRYKEAVFPMIKKKVVENVLLEEEINGNLVELTVSKLCIRLNTLQYIQKQMGILEDGIRKSWGSATISDNSRGEESRETSETVSEYSESVDELFVATFDSLRDTAADAIKRTCEFIGARVVFWDMRDTFLFRLYRGSVGSARFDNILPNFDSVLNNICDYVDDVLRDLVVASICKASLDGFVWVLLDGGPSCAFSDADINMMEEDLNMLKDFFIADGEGLPRSLVENEAQFAHQILNLYSLQTESVIQMLMTASELIPTGVESHKHRHRHLVDAHTLVRVLCHKKDKEASQFLKLHYQLPASSDYEDESPLKEPGLKPPMMADLLRNTSMQWSNNGHDSFKSIKKKFQKVTSEIRHSGSLSYS; from the exons ATGGCATTTTATGG gcttgaaatatatatttttgaggaTCAAAAGAAAGATAAAAGTTCAGGGTTTCTTGCTGGGTTGAAGAATAAAAAGGACAAAAAACATCCTCGGTCTCAGTCCCAATCTCCTGAAAGACATGATGAAGTCATTAACACCATTCGTGTTCAGATGCAG ATTTCAGAAGCAATGGATGCTTGTGTTAGGCAAACATCAATGCAGTTTGCTTCAAGAAAAGCATGTGGACAACTTGATATTCCTCAGATTTCACTGGGGCTTCTGAATGGCATATTTAAGTCCGACTTTCTTTATGAAAAACCTTATATGCAATGGAAGAAACGACAA GCaaatattcttgaagaagtcTTTATTTCTGCTAATCATCTAATAACTGATAAGCAAGTAATTGACACATTACTTGCAAAGATGAACAACTCTGAG GAATGGGACAACCTAATGTCGACCTCTGAACGTACTGAGGTCCTGGCAGCTATCCGCCAGGTGTCTTTGCTATTGTCCTCTGTTAATGGTCATTTTGGTATTCAAGGTGAAACATGCTATTGGGCTACCAGTTATCACTTTAACATCAGACTTTATGAGAAGTTGCTTTTTGGCATATTTGACATTCTAGATGAAGGCAATTTTATAGAG gaAGCTGATGAATTTTTGAAGCTTTGCAAGTTGACGTGGTCTACTTTAGGAATTACGCAGAAAATGCATAATGCACTATATGGTTGGGTGCTGTTTCAACAG TTTGTTCTGACTGAAGAGGAAATGCTTCTTGATCATGCAATTATTGAAGTGCAGAAACTTCTATCTGCTGAAAGTAGCAGAGGGAAAGATGAAGAATACATAAACAGCTTAGTTTGTTACATTGAATGTGATGACTCTAAATCAGAAATGAGCTTGGTGCAAGCTATTTTATGGTCAATTACCTATTGGTGTGACAGCAAACTTCAAGATTATCATCTGCACTTCAGTGAG GAACATGACTTCTTCGCAAAAGTTCTGACCCTGGCGTCGGTACTTAGAAACAAAAATTATGGTGCTCAAGATGAAAACAAG TTGACATCTGATGCTCTAAGTGGTCCTGACATTGTACATGTCAAAATGTATGTTGAGAGATCTGTTGAAGCTGCATATAGGCGG ATAGAAGATAATATGAATCTTGGATCTCAAATGGAGAGGGGTAATGCATTGGCTGTGCTTGCAAATGATGTAAGAGTGATTGCTGAGAAAGAACTTAATCTGTATTCACCTGTCCTCTGTGACTGGTATCCAGAATCAGCAATGGTTGCAGCTAAACTACTGCACCAACTTTATGGTGAAAGACTG AAACCATTCCTTGAGCAAGTTTCCTCTCTTTCAGACGAAGTTAAATTAGTGCTTCCAGCAGTGGGTAGTTTGGAGCATGGTCTGactcttcttttttcttctacATGTAAAGCAAACGAGTCACGGTCCTTTTCCAGCCTAGAACTTGACCGATATCAG GTTGGAAAGTTTTCTAGGCCTATTATTCTTGAGTGGGTAATTGCTCAGCATGCACGAATTTTAGAATGGACTGGGCGCATTCTCGACCTCGAG GATTGGGAACCACTGTCATATCAGCAAAAACACTCATCTTCAGCAGTTGAAGTGTTTAGAATAATAGAGGAG ACGGTGGATCAATTTTTTGGACTGAGGCTTCCGTTAGATATTACACACCTACAAGCTCTACTTTCCATAATATTCCACACACTGGATAGCTATTTACATAAAGTTTGTAGCCACATAG TTGATAAGCACCATTTGTATCCTCCTGTGCCTCCATTGACCCGATACAAGGAGGCAGTATTCCCCATGATAAAAAAGAAGGTTGTTGAGAATGTACTTCTTGAAGAGGAAATTAATGGTAATTTGGTGGAATTGACAGTGTCTAAGCTCTGCATCAGATTGAACACCCTTCAA TATATTCAGAAACAAATGGGTATACTAGAAGATGGAATTAGGAAATCTTGGGGATCTGCGACGATATCTGACAACAGCAGAG GTGAAGAAAGTCGAGAGACTTCAGAAACTGTATCTGAGTATAGTGAATCAGTTGATGAGCTTTTTGTTGCTACCTTTGACAGTCTGAGGGATACAGCAGCTGATGCAATCAAAAGAACATGTGAATTCATAG GAGCAAGAGTCGTGTTCTGGGATATGAGAGACACATTTTTGTTTCGATTATATCGTGGTAGTGTTGGAAGTGCTCGCTTCGATAACATACTTCCAAACTTTGATAGC GTTCTCAACAATATATGTGATTATGTTGATGACGTACTTAGAGATCTTGTGGTGGCAAGCATTTGTAAGGCGTCACTG GATGGCTTTGTTTGGGTACTTCTGGATGGTGGCCCTTCTTGTGCATTTTCTGATGCAGATATCAATATGATGGAGGAGGACCTAAATATGTTAAAG GATTTTTTTATAGCTGATGGTGAAGGCCTTCCCCGTTCACTAGTTGAGAACGAAGCACAATTTGCccatcaaattttgaatttgtacTCCCTTCAG ACTGAATCTGTGATCCAGATGTTGATGACTGCAAGCGAACTTATTCCGACTGGAGTTGAATCACATAAGCATAGACATAGGCACTTGGTAGATGCTCACACACTAGTACGGGTTTTATGCCACAAGAAAGATAAAGAAGCATCCCAGTTCTTAAAATTGCACTACCAGCTGCCTGCATCATCAG ATTATGAAGATGAGAGCCCATTGAAGGAACCTGGTCTGAAACCACCCATGATGGCAGATCTTCTAAGAAACACCTCAATGCAGTGGTCAAATAATGGCCATGACAGCTTTAAATCAATTAAGAAGAAATTCCAAAAGGTAACATCAGAGATCCGGCACTCAGGATCATTGTCTTACTCTTAA
- the LOC108204597 gene encoding protein unc-13 homolog isoform X1, which produces METTPSLLQRYRRDRRKLIKFLLSPAAGFVKELRNSSNSISSVDYDTLSADYILHCIQSNGILDISEATRKFTEEAQYPITMDSELGDTYFLVSDPESAGSPPHRAPPPIVVNHSSSNDLHPSDLHDSLIAQKISVPSHESKDKYAANKQKWKPVNRVLSLGLPALHTGLSDDDLRESAYEILLTCMAFYGLEIYIFEDQKKDKSSGFLAGLKNKKDKKHPRSQSQSPERHDEVINTIRVQMQISEAMDACVRQTSMQFASRKACGQLDIPQISLGLLNGIFKSDFLYEKPYMQWKKRQANILEEVFISANHLITDKQVIDTLLAKMNNSEEWDNLMSTSERTEVLAAIRQVSLLLSSVNGHFGIQGETCYWATSYHFNIRLYEKLLFGIFDILDEGNFIEEADEFLKLCKLTWSTLGITQKMHNALYGWVLFQQFVLTEEEMLLDHAIIEVQKLLSAESSRGKDEEYINSLVCYIECDDSKSEMSLVQAILWSITYWCDSKLQDYHLHFSEEHDFFAKVLTLASVLRNKNYGAQDENKLTSDALSGPDIVHVKMYVERSVEAAYRRIEDNMNLGSQMERGNALAVLANDVRVIAEKELNLYSPVLCDWYPESAMVAAKLLHQLYGERLKPFLEQVSSLSDEVKLVLPAVGSLEHGLTLLFSSTCKANESRSFSSLELDRYQVGKFSRPIILEWVIAQHARILEWTGRILDLEDWEPLSYQQKHSSSAVEVFRIIEETVDQFFGLRLPLDITHLQALLSIIFHTLDSYLHKVCSHIVDKHHLYPPVPPLTRYKEAVFPMIKKKVVENVLLEEEINGNLVELTVSKLCIRLNTLQYIQKQMGILEDGIRKSWGSATISDNSRGEESRETSETVSEYSESVDELFVATFDSLRDTAADAIKRTCEFIGARVVFWDMRDTFLFRLYRGSVGSARFDNILPNFDSVLNNICDYVDDVLRDLVVASICKASLDGFVWVLLDGGPSCAFSDADINMMEEDLNMLKDFFIADGEGLPRSLVENEAQFAHQILNLYSLQTESVIQMLMTASELIPTGVESHKHRHRHLVDAHTLVRVLCHKKDKEASQFLKLHYQLPASSDYEDESPLKEPGLKPPMMADLLRNTSMQWSNNGHDSFKSIKKKFQKVTSEIRHSGSLSYS; this is translated from the exons ATGGAAACGACGCCGTCCTTACTCCAACGCTACCGCCGAGATCGCCGGAAGCTCATCAAATTCTTACTCTCTCCCGCCGCTGGCTTCGTCAAAGAGCTTCGCAACTCCTCGAATTCTATCTCTAGCGTTGATTATGATACTCTCAGCGCCGATTATATTCTCCACTGCATCCAATCCA ATGGAATTCTTGATATATCCGAGGCAACAAGGAAGTTCACAGAAGAAGCTCAGTATCCCATCACG ATGGATTCTGAGTTAGGGGATACCTATTTCCTTGTTTCAGATCCAGAGTCAGCTGGATCTCCTCCTCACCGTGCTCCTCCTCCGATTGTTGTAAATCATTCCAGCAGTAATGACTTGCATCCATCTGATCTACATGACAGTTTGATAGCTCAAAAAATATCTGTCCCCAGTCATGAATCTAAGGACAAATATGCAGCTAATAAGCAAAAATGGAAGCCAGTAAATAGGGTTCTTTCTTTAGGATTACCTGCGCTGCATACAG GATTATCGGATGATGATTTGCGGGAATCAGCTTATGAAATACTGTTGACGTGTATGGCATTTTATGG gcttgaaatatatatttttgaggaTCAAAAGAAAGATAAAAGTTCAGGGTTTCTTGCTGGGTTGAAGAATAAAAAGGACAAAAAACATCCTCGGTCTCAGTCCCAATCTCCTGAAAGACATGATGAAGTCATTAACACCATTCGTGTTCAGATGCAG ATTTCAGAAGCAATGGATGCTTGTGTTAGGCAAACATCAATGCAGTTTGCTTCAAGAAAAGCATGTGGACAACTTGATATTCCTCAGATTTCACTGGGGCTTCTGAATGGCATATTTAAGTCCGACTTTCTTTATGAAAAACCTTATATGCAATGGAAGAAACGACAA GCaaatattcttgaagaagtcTTTATTTCTGCTAATCATCTAATAACTGATAAGCAAGTAATTGACACATTACTTGCAAAGATGAACAACTCTGAG GAATGGGACAACCTAATGTCGACCTCTGAACGTACTGAGGTCCTGGCAGCTATCCGCCAGGTGTCTTTGCTATTGTCCTCTGTTAATGGTCATTTTGGTATTCAAGGTGAAACATGCTATTGGGCTACCAGTTATCACTTTAACATCAGACTTTATGAGAAGTTGCTTTTTGGCATATTTGACATTCTAGATGAAGGCAATTTTATAGAG gaAGCTGATGAATTTTTGAAGCTTTGCAAGTTGACGTGGTCTACTTTAGGAATTACGCAGAAAATGCATAATGCACTATATGGTTGGGTGCTGTTTCAACAG TTTGTTCTGACTGAAGAGGAAATGCTTCTTGATCATGCAATTATTGAAGTGCAGAAACTTCTATCTGCTGAAAGTAGCAGAGGGAAAGATGAAGAATACATAAACAGCTTAGTTTGTTACATTGAATGTGATGACTCTAAATCAGAAATGAGCTTGGTGCAAGCTATTTTATGGTCAATTACCTATTGGTGTGACAGCAAACTTCAAGATTATCATCTGCACTTCAGTGAG GAACATGACTTCTTCGCAAAAGTTCTGACCCTGGCGTCGGTACTTAGAAACAAAAATTATGGTGCTCAAGATGAAAACAAG TTGACATCTGATGCTCTAAGTGGTCCTGACATTGTACATGTCAAAATGTATGTTGAGAGATCTGTTGAAGCTGCATATAGGCGG ATAGAAGATAATATGAATCTTGGATCTCAAATGGAGAGGGGTAATGCATTGGCTGTGCTTGCAAATGATGTAAGAGTGATTGCTGAGAAAGAACTTAATCTGTATTCACCTGTCCTCTGTGACTGGTATCCAGAATCAGCAATGGTTGCAGCTAAACTACTGCACCAACTTTATGGTGAAAGACTG AAACCATTCCTTGAGCAAGTTTCCTCTCTTTCAGACGAAGTTAAATTAGTGCTTCCAGCAGTGGGTAGTTTGGAGCATGGTCTGactcttcttttttcttctacATGTAAAGCAAACGAGTCACGGTCCTTTTCCAGCCTAGAACTTGACCGATATCAG GTTGGAAAGTTTTCTAGGCCTATTATTCTTGAGTGGGTAATTGCTCAGCATGCACGAATTTTAGAATGGACTGGGCGCATTCTCGACCTCGAG GATTGGGAACCACTGTCATATCAGCAAAAACACTCATCTTCAGCAGTTGAAGTGTTTAGAATAATAGAGGAG ACGGTGGATCAATTTTTTGGACTGAGGCTTCCGTTAGATATTACACACCTACAAGCTCTACTTTCCATAATATTCCACACACTGGATAGCTATTTACATAAAGTTTGTAGCCACATAG TTGATAAGCACCATTTGTATCCTCCTGTGCCTCCATTGACCCGATACAAGGAGGCAGTATTCCCCATGATAAAAAAGAAGGTTGTTGAGAATGTACTTCTTGAAGAGGAAATTAATGGTAATTTGGTGGAATTGACAGTGTCTAAGCTCTGCATCAGATTGAACACCCTTCAA TATATTCAGAAACAAATGGGTATACTAGAAGATGGAATTAGGAAATCTTGGGGATCTGCGACGATATCTGACAACAGCAGAG GTGAAGAAAGTCGAGAGACTTCAGAAACTGTATCTGAGTATAGTGAATCAGTTGATGAGCTTTTTGTTGCTACCTTTGACAGTCTGAGGGATACAGCAGCTGATGCAATCAAAAGAACATGTGAATTCATAG GAGCAAGAGTCGTGTTCTGGGATATGAGAGACACATTTTTGTTTCGATTATATCGTGGTAGTGTTGGAAGTGCTCGCTTCGATAACATACTTCCAAACTTTGATAGC GTTCTCAACAATATATGTGATTATGTTGATGACGTACTTAGAGATCTTGTGGTGGCAAGCATTTGTAAGGCGTCACTG GATGGCTTTGTTTGGGTACTTCTGGATGGTGGCCCTTCTTGTGCATTTTCTGATGCAGATATCAATATGATGGAGGAGGACCTAAATATGTTAAAG GATTTTTTTATAGCTGATGGTGAAGGCCTTCCCCGTTCACTAGTTGAGAACGAAGCACAATTTGCccatcaaattttgaatttgtacTCCCTTCAG ACTGAATCTGTGATCCAGATGTTGATGACTGCAAGCGAACTTATTCCGACTGGAGTTGAATCACATAAGCATAGACATAGGCACTTGGTAGATGCTCACACACTAGTACGGGTTTTATGCCACAAGAAAGATAAAGAAGCATCCCAGTTCTTAAAATTGCACTACCAGCTGCCTGCATCATCAG ATTATGAAGATGAGAGCCCATTGAAGGAACCTGGTCTGAAACCACCCATGATGGCAGATCTTCTAAGAAACACCTCAATGCAGTGGTCAAATAATGGCCATGACAGCTTTAAATCAATTAAGAAGAAATTCCAAAAGGTAACATCAGAGATCCGGCACTCAGGATCATTGTCTTACTCTTAA